The proteins below are encoded in one region of Ostrinia nubilalis chromosome 3, ilOstNubi1.1, whole genome shotgun sequence:
- the LOC135087974 gene encoding putative defense protein Hdd11, whose protein sequence is MKMYSLVVLVALVACAQGYSSGAPESACEDMIPRHPVPPQKSKAPYTITTNTKVVKAGSPLEVVISGKGASDTIRGLLLQARVGDKPVGTFTIPPNEPFQLLNCGTAGNSVTHTKHDAKLDKQTVSFTWTPPADLNDEIKFRATIALNGAVFWVGVESAPIKVTN, encoded by the exons ATGAAGATGTACTCGCTGGTCGTCCTGGTGGCTTTAGTTGCCTGTGCGCAAGGGTACTCCTCTGGAGCCCCTGAGAGCGCTTGCGAAGACATGATCCCGCGCCACCCTGTCCCGCCGCAGAAGTCTAAGGCCCCCTACACAATCACCACTAACACCAAG GTCGTGAAAGCCGGTTCTCCGTTGGAAGTGGTGATCTCCGGCAAGGGGGCGTCAGACACCATCCGTGGTCTCCTGCTGCAGGCGCGTGTGGGAGACAAGCCTGTGGGCACCTTCACCATCCCACCCAACGAGCCCTTCCAGCTCCTCAACTGCGGCACTGCTGGC aaCTCGGTCACCCACACGAAGCACGATGCTAAACTCGACAAACAAACCGTTTCCTTCACTTGGACGCCCCCTGCTGACTTGAACGACGAAATTAAATTCAG ggCCACCATCGCCTTAAATGGTGCCGTTTTCTGGGTCGGCGTCGAGTCCGCTCCCATCAAAGTTACCAACTAA
- the LOC135087973 gene encoding MKRN2 opposite strand protein — translation MDPGILCFHHCEHKVFCTIIPEKCPVCQQTLDRYDYNLLPFRVPYPFVKASQHPRAIVMKPTHGDFLNDYYNSKDLHIGVTNSHGCVVEFSEEGIRGVDAATKKWSTFDSSSEWDQCLLLEQFDELWNEIWDSVLLKVSLSPLWEAERYNEERHNCFTFVLAFLRALDCGELSVKAQDPKLFCKQYVVPRTSAAGKYISLYRQLKRQSYFIQNQ, via the exons ATGGATCCGGGAATCCTTTGTTTCCACCATTGTGAGCACAAAGTATTTTGCACAATTATTCCAGAGAAGTGCCCAGTGTGTCAGCAAACACTTGATAGATATGATTACAATCTACTGCCATTcag GGTGCCGTATCCTTTCGTGAAAGCGTCTCAGCACCCGAGGGCTATAGTTATGAAGCCTACTCATGGAGACTTCCtgaa TGATTACTACAATTCCAAAGACTTACATATAGGGGTGACGAATTCGCATGGTTGTGTTGTGGAGTTCAGTGAAGAAGGAATCCGTGGGGTGGATGCTGCCACCAAGAAATGGAGTACTTTTGACTCCAGCTCGGAATGGGACCAGTGCCTGCTTTTGGAGCAGTTTGATGAGCTTTGGAACGAGATTTGGGACAGTGTTTTACTGAAG GTGTCCCTAAGTCCACTATGGGAGGCTGAAAGATACAACGAAGAGAGGCACAACTGTTTCACTTTTGTGTTAGCTTTCTTACGAGCATTAGACTGCGGTGAACTGTCTGTGAAGGCTCAAGACCCCAAGCTGTTCTGCAAACAGTATGTGGTTCCAAGAACCTCGGCGGCTGGGAAATACATTTCACTCTACAGACAGCTCAAACGCCAGAGCTACTTCATTCAGAACCAATGA